The bacterium genome includes a region encoding these proteins:
- a CDS encoding MerR family transcriptional regulator gives MEEFRVKIKQSIPNKIFFKIGEVAEITQLEPYVLRYWENEFNFKLNKTNHKQRLYQRKDINDILLVKKLLYDEKFTIAGAKKKIKELKKKQRQNQLSLVYDSPKNEALSDKSIKTSSKVKKTDSNIIAIKRELNSILNELKEFK, from the coding sequence TTGGAAGAGTTTAGAGTTAAAATAAAGCAAAGCATACCCAATAAGATTTTTTTTAAAATTGGAGAAGTGGCTGAGATCACTCAATTGGAACCCTATGTCCTTAGATATTGGGAAAACGAATTTAATTTTAAATTGAATAAAACCAATCACAAGCAGCGACTCTATCAGCGTAAAGATATCAATGATATATTATTGGTTAAAAAGCTTTTGTACGATGAAAAATTCACCATTGCTGGAGCAAAGAAGAAAATAAAAGAGCTCAAAAAAAAGCAGCGTCAAAACCAATTGAGCTTGGTTTATGATTCACCTAAAAATGAAGCTTTGTCGGATAAAAGCATTAAAACTAGTTCAAAAGTTAAAAAAACAGACTCAAATATTATTGCCATAAAACGAGAATTAAACTCTATTTTAAATGAATTAAAAGAGTTTAAATAA
- the pheS gene encoding phenylalanine--tRNA ligase subunit alpha codes for MSLDKLKRIYKKAEQDLTKLKDLAQLNNVKAHYLGKQGLLKDFLKDLSKLSNDEKKIFGKEVNAIKNSLEEKFQNKKSDLETKLEAAKLASEKIDITLPGKKNRPGSLHPLSIVENEIVNALKSLGFSVASGPEIESDYYNFEALNFPKNHPARDMQDTFFVDEQTVLRTHTSPVQVRCMEKNDPPLRIIVPGRVYRNDADATHSPVFHQVEGLCVDADINFGDLKGTLEAFIKMIFGSSVKTRFRPSFFPFTEPSAELDIMGKNGWMEILGCGMVDPNVFRAVIEKRQESCSESPYDPEKISGFAFGLGVERVAMLLHGIDDLRAFYENDTRFISQFG; via the coding sequence GTGAGTTTAGATAAATTAAAAAGAATTTATAAAAAAGCTGAACAAGACCTTACCAAACTAAAAGATCTTGCTCAGCTTAATAACGTAAAAGCCCACTACTTAGGTAAACAGGGTTTGTTAAAAGATTTTCTCAAAGATCTTTCTAAGCTAAGCAATGACGAGAAAAAAATTTTTGGCAAAGAAGTCAATGCCATTAAGAACAGTTTAGAAGAAAAATTCCAAAATAAAAAATCAGATTTAGAGACTAAATTAGAAGCTGCTAAGCTGGCTTCTGAAAAAATAGATATTACTTTACCAGGTAAAAAAAACAGACCTGGATCACTTCATCCTTTAAGTATTGTTGAAAATGAGATCGTGAATGCTTTGAAGTCTTTAGGCTTTTCAGTAGCCTCAGGACCAGAAATTGAATCAGATTATTATAATTTTGAAGCATTGAATTTTCCAAAAAACCATCCTGCCCGTGACATGCAAGACACCTTTTTTGTCGATGAACAAACTGTTTTAAGGACACATACATCACCTGTTCAAGTTAGGTGTATGGAAAAAAACGATCCACCTCTGCGTATAATAGTGCCAGGACGTGTTTATAGAAATGATGCTGACGCAACTCATTCTCCTGTTTTTCATCAAGTTGAAGGACTGTGTGTGGATGCGGATATTAATTTTGGTGACTTAAAAGGAACTTTAGAAGCCTTTATTAAGATGATTTTTGGTAGCTCGGTAAAAACAAGGTTTAGACCCAGTTTTTTTCCATTTACAGAACCCAGTGCAGAGCTAGATATCATGGGCAAAAATGGTTGGATGGAAATTTTAGGCTGTGGCATGGTTGATCCCAATGTTTTTAGGGCTGTCATAGAAAAACGCCAAGAGTCCTGTTCAGAGTCACCCTATGATCCTGAAAAGATATCCGGTTTTGCTTTTGGTTTAGGAGTAGAGCGGGTAGCCATGCTCTTGCATGGTATTGATGATCTTCGTGCCTTTTATGAGAATGACACTCGATTTATTAGCCAGTTTGGGTAA
- the pheT gene encoding phenylalanine--tRNA ligase subunit beta yields the protein MKVLLSWLNEYLIDKVDAKTVEESLLRVGIEVATIQHLGKGLEDVVVAKVNNFIPHPNADKLRLCDVTDGKETFKIVCGAKNFNKGDCVALAKIGAVLPNGLKIKASKIRGEESFGMLCSKDELGLAQGDDEGIIVFDEKVNLGEPAAKQLGLDDTLFELELTPNRGDCLSMLGVAREVAAALNGKSKSLDYGYGKDDSSIQVEVIEKQHVDCYTLVEINDLECKLSEQKISNRLQTIGQRSINAIVDIGNYCMFETGQPLHAFDRDKLVGKISVRFAKAGEKILCLDDVERSLNEQDLIIADEEGPVALAGIIGGARTSVNLESKNILLEAASFDAGLVRQTAKRLKLSTDSSYRFERFVDPKAVWPSALKAAKMIIKTCGGHQASTTWYEKEQHKEQEYILKQHTIRRVLGTDLPEAGECLSRLGMSVQKYGDDLRVEVPTYRHDISREIDLVEEVARIYGYDNFKGTIPKLNTFSSIQDEFTIDHKIKSVLKCASYNEVKNYSFFSEQDSRLNNYWHQEAISLKNALNENTEWMRNSLIPGLLHNLKLNHSQQQKQIKIFEISKTYGKHASKTNSENFSPASEKKCLAMLISGNVDEKKWYMSEQGELDFFTLKGDLETIFDQYALGQLAWQQTQDLAFLHPGKSALIQFQNKVIGFIGELHPSVCRQYDIPSCYVLELQTQSLENMLSRRKKYKAFSSYPSISRDFSFVVDKDLFVGEFIDFVSKQKIKDCVDVQLFDLFESKKLGKDKKSIAIKLKFQSKEKTLQDKDVDKQCEKLLKTIDKQYSLEVRQ from the coding sequence ATGAAAGTTTTATTGAGTTGGTTGAATGAATATTTAATTGATAAAGTTGATGCAAAAACTGTAGAAGAGTCTTTGTTAAGGGTTGGTATTGAAGTTGCTACAATTCAGCACTTGGGAAAAGGCTTGGAAGATGTTGTTGTTGCAAAAGTCAATAACTTTATTCCACACCCCAATGCAGATAAATTGCGTTTGTGTGATGTGACCGATGGTAAAGAAACATTTAAAATTGTATGTGGAGCAAAAAACTTCAATAAAGGTGATTGTGTCGCTTTAGCTAAAATTGGTGCTGTGTTGCCCAATGGCTTGAAAATCAAAGCATCAAAAATAAGAGGTGAAGAGTCATTTGGTATGCTGTGTTCTAAAGATGAGTTAGGCTTAGCACAAGGGGATGATGAGGGTATTATTGTTTTTGATGAAAAAGTCAACTTAGGTGAGCCCGCGGCTAAACAGTTGGGCTTAGATGATACTTTATTTGAGTTAGAGTTAACGCCCAATAGAGGGGATTGTTTGAGTATGCTGGGAGTTGCTAGAGAAGTGGCTGCTGCGCTAAACGGTAAGAGCAAAAGCCTAGACTACGGTTATGGAAAAGATGACAGCTCTATCCAAGTTGAAGTTATTGAAAAACAACATGTTGACTGTTACACTTTGGTAGAAATTAACGACCTTGAATGCAAGTTAAGTGAACAAAAAATAAGCAACCGTTTACAGACAATAGGTCAAAGGTCAATCAACGCTATTGTTGATATTGGCAATTATTGTATGTTTGAGACTGGACAGCCCTTGCATGCTTTTGATCGAGATAAGCTTGTAGGAAAGATATCTGTTCGGTTTGCTAAGGCAGGAGAAAAAATACTGTGTTTAGATGATGTTGAACGCAGTCTGAATGAGCAAGATTTGATTATTGCAGATGAAGAGGGGCCGGTGGCTCTAGCTGGAATTATTGGTGGAGCTAGGACAAGTGTAAACTTGGAGAGCAAAAATATTTTATTGGAAGCTGCCAGTTTTGATGCCGGACTTGTTAGACAAACAGCTAAAAGATTAAAACTATCAACGGATAGTTCATACCGTTTTGAGCGGTTTGTTGACCCAAAAGCTGTTTGGCCAAGTGCTTTAAAAGCAGCAAAAATGATTATAAAAACCTGTGGTGGACACCAAGCATCCACAACATGGTATGAGAAAGAGCAGCATAAAGAGCAAGAGTATATTTTAAAGCAGCATACCATCAGAAGGGTTCTAGGAACTGATTTGCCTGAAGCAGGTGAATGCCTTTCACGATTAGGGATGTCTGTACAAAAGTATGGAGATGATCTTAGAGTTGAAGTCCCTACTTATAGACATGATATCAGCAGAGAAATAGATCTGGTTGAGGAAGTGGCAAGAATCTATGGTTATGATAACTTTAAGGGGACAATCCCAAAATTAAATACTTTTTCTTCAATACAAGATGAGTTTACAATTGATCATAAAATCAAATCTGTCTTGAAGTGTGCATCTTATAATGAAGTAAAAAACTACAGTTTTTTTTCTGAACAAGACTCAAGGTTAAATAACTATTGGCATCAAGAAGCTATTAGCTTAAAAAATGCATTAAATGAAAACACTGAATGGATGCGCAATAGTCTAATTCCAGGACTTTTACATAATTTAAAACTTAACCATAGCCAACAACAAAAACAGATAAAAATTTTTGAAATCTCTAAAACCTATGGAAAACACGCATCAAAAACAAACAGTGAAAACTTTTCTCCAGCAAGTGAAAAAAAGTGCCTGGCCATGTTGATCAGTGGAAACGTGGATGAAAAAAAATGGTACATGTCTGAACAAGGAGAGCTTGATTTTTTTACCTTAAAGGGTGATTTGGAAACTATTTTTGATCAATATGCTTTAGGACAGCTAGCATGGCAACAAACCCAAGACCTTGCCTTTTTACACCCAGGAAAATCGGCATTGATTCAATTTCAAAATAAAGTTATTGGTTTTATTGGTGAACTTCATCCTTCAGTATGTAGACAGTACGATATACCTAGCTGTTATGTATTGGAGCTACAAACGCAATCTCTTGAAAATATGCTTTCTAGAAGAAAAAAATACAAAGCCTTTTCTTCATATCCAAGTATATCTCGAGATTTTAGTTTTGTTGTAGATAAAGATTTATTTGTGGGCGAGTTTATAGACTTTGTAAGTAAGCAAAAAATTAAAGATTGTGTGGATGTTCAATTGTTTGACTTATTTGAATCCAAAAAGTTAGGTAAAGATAAAAAAAGTATTGCAATAAAACTCAAGTTTCAGTCTAAAGAAAAAACTTTACAAGACAAAGATGTGGACAAACAGTGTGAAAAATTATTGAAAACCATTGATAAACAATACAGTTTAGAAGTAAGACAATAG
- a CDS encoding aminotransferase class V-fold PLP-dependent enzyme: protein MIYLDYHATTPCLENVLQEMNQFHLHSFANIGSEHALGKKANEEFLAIQDNLIQKTQLKTFKLLYTSGATESINIAHQGLLQYCKTHNKQIISTHIEHKATLNVLAFMQKQGVHVEYLAVDACGRIDLNQLEQLLKQRPTALLSFIHGNNEMGVVQDEQSCIALAKDAGAWVHMDISQSMCVQASLRNYQEVDMLSFSGHKIYGPKGIGGLIINTTSSKRMPLTALMYGGEQSHALKPGTHPTALAVGLCTALNECFTHAQQRQQHFLTLKQYFLKQLEKRLDGWHLTGDLKYTLPHNIHLNFDGIHHKLVQALKKIAVSSGSTCSSSNQAPSHVLKALGMSDSRARSSIRIGLGIDNSQEDMDTAVEDIAQTVKKIREKTSI from the coding sequence ATGATTTATCTCGATTATCACGCAACCACGCCGTGTTTGGAAAATGTTTTACAGGAGATGAATCAATTTCACTTGCACAGCTTTGCTAATATTGGGTCAGAGCACGCTTTAGGGAAAAAAGCGAATGAAGAATTTTTAGCCATACAAGATAACTTAATACAAAAAACTCAACTTAAGACATTTAAGTTACTTTACACATCTGGGGCAACAGAGTCGATCAATATTGCTCATCAGGGTTTATTGCAATATTGTAAAACTCATAACAAACAAATTATTAGTACCCATATAGAACACAAAGCAACTTTAAATGTACTTGCCTTTATGCAAAAACAGGGTGTTCATGTAGAATATTTGGCTGTGGATGCATGTGGGCGGATTGATCTCAATCAACTAGAACAGCTGTTAAAACAAAGACCTACAGCCTTATTGAGCTTTATTCACGGCAATAATGAAATGGGGGTTGTGCAAGATGAACAAAGCTGTATTGCTTTGGCCAAAGATGCGGGTGCTTGGGTGCATATGGATATCTCTCAGTCTATGTGTGTACAAGCGTCTTTGAGAAACTATCAAGAGGTTGATATGTTATCCTTTTCTGGTCATAAAATTTATGGTCCCAAAGGTATAGGGGGCTTGATTATCAATACAACATCCTCTAAACGTATGCCTCTTACAGCCTTAATGTATGGGGGTGAACAAAGTCATGCATTAAAACCGGGAACACATCCCACAGCCTTAGCGGTGGGTCTATGTACCGCATTGAATGAATGTTTTACCCACGCACAACAAAGACAACAGCATTTTTTAACTTTAAAACAGTATTTTCTCAAACAATTAGAAAAAAGACTTGATGGCTGGCATCTCACAGGGGACTTGAAATACACCTTGCCACACAATATTCATTTAAACTTTGATGGGATTCATCACAAGCTTGTTCAAGCATTAAAAAAGATTGCAGTATCATCGGGATCAACCTGTAGTTCAAGTAATCAGGCGCCTTCGCATGTTCTTAAAGCTCTAGGGATGAGTGACAGCAGAGCAAGATCAAGCATTCGCATAGGCTTAGGTATTGATAATAGCCAGGAAGACATGGATACTGCAGTTGAAGATATTGCTCAAACTGTAAAAAAAATACGTGAAAAAACAAGCATTTAA
- the rplT gene encoding 50S ribosomal protein L20 codes for MPRVKRGFKANRRRKKLMDRAEGFRGRRKNCYSLAAIAVERALDNAYTGRKNRKRDFRRLWIQRINAAARNFDLSYSRFMALLKKSGLELNRKVLADIAVKDPKGFEDIVNTVKKAA; via the coding sequence ATGCCTAGAGTAAAAAGAGGATTTAAAGCCAATAGAAGACGTAAAAAGCTTATGGATAGAGCTGAGGGCTTTAGAGGAAGACGTAAAAACTGTTATTCTCTGGCAGCCATTGCAGTAGAGCGTGCTTTAGACAATGCTTATACCGGCAGAAAAAATAGAAAACGTGACTTTAGACGACTTTGGATTCAGAGAATTAACGCAGCCGCCAGAAACTTTGATTTAAGTTACAGCCGCTTTATGGCATTGCTTAAAAAATCTGGCTTAGAACTGAATCGTAAAGTTTTGGCAGATATTGCAGTTAAAGACCCAAAAGGTTTTGAAGATATTGTAAATACTGTTAAAAAAGCTGCGTGA
- the rpmI gene encoding 50S ribosomal protein L35 — protein sequence MPKMKTRRGAAKRLKITKSGKIKAKKANLRHILTSKDPKRKRQLRKRMYIAGVDEARVLKMLPYG from the coding sequence ATGCCTAAAATGAAAACAAGAAGAGGCGCAGCAAAACGTTTAAAAATAACCAAAAGTGGTAAAATTAAGGCTAAAAAAGCTAATTTGCGTCACATTTTGACTTCAAAGGACCCAAAACGCAAAAGACAGCTAAGAAAACGCATGTACATTGCTGGAGTTGATGAAGCAAGAGTACTGAAAATGCTTCCATATGGTTGA